A portion of the Sulfuriferula sp. AH1 genome contains these proteins:
- the cobT gene encoding nicotinate-nucleotide--dimethylbenzimidazole phosphoribosyltransferase: MMSNFIPSLDRGLAAALRSKIDQKTKPLGALGQLEALALQVGLVQATLTPQLHKPAMLVFAADHGIANAGVSAYPQAVTEQMVLNFLRGGAAINVFCRAHGLDLRVVDAGVNADFGGVAGLIDRKVALGSANMTEQPAMSAAQCEQAMAHGTALAQGLADEGCNVLGLGEMGIANTSSAALLTHVYTGLPLADCVGRGTGLDDAGLVRKLSILTDVVALHGKSADALETLRCYGGLEIAMMAGAMLGAAQRGMLVLVDGFIASAAYLAASAMQPALRDYAVFSHCSDEHGHRQLLNHLQARPLLDLGLRLGEGTGAALAYPLLVAAVAFLNDMATFESAGVSEHLQA; this comes from the coding sequence GAAGCGCTTGCGCTGCAAGTCGGCCTGGTGCAGGCCACGCTCACACCGCAATTGCACAAGCCGGCCATGCTGGTATTCGCTGCCGATCATGGCATCGCCAATGCGGGGGTGAGCGCTTACCCTCAGGCAGTCACCGAACAGATGGTGCTTAATTTTTTGCGTGGCGGCGCGGCGATCAATGTGTTCTGCCGTGCTCATGGTCTGGATTTGCGTGTGGTCGATGCCGGCGTGAATGCCGATTTTGGCGGTGTGGCGGGTTTGATCGACCGCAAGGTAGCACTGGGCAGCGCGAACATGACCGAGCAGCCGGCGATGAGCGCAGCGCAGTGCGAGCAGGCTATGGCTCACGGTACGGCGCTGGCGCAAGGTCTGGCCGACGAGGGCTGCAACGTGCTCGGGCTGGGCGAGATGGGCATCGCCAATACCAGCTCGGCGGCTCTGCTCACGCATGTCTATACCGGTCTGCCGCTGGCCGATTGCGTCGGTCGCGGTACCGGGCTGGACGATGCCGGTCTGGTGCGCAAATTAAGCATATTGACTGATGTGGTCGCTTTGCACGGCAAATCCGCTGATGCGCTGGAAACCTTACGCTGTTATGGCGGGCTGGAAATCGCGATGATGGCAGGCGCCATGCTCGGCGCAGCCCAGCGCGGCATGCTCGTGCTGGTGGATGGCTTTATCGCCAGCGCAGCCTATCTGGCAGCCAGCGCGATGCAACCGGCATTACGCGATTATGCGGTATTCAGCCATTGTTCCGATGAGCATGGCCATCGCCAGCTGCTCAATCATTTACAAGCGCGTCCACTGCTGGATCTGGGTTTGCGTCTGGGCGAAGGCACCGGCGCTGCGCTGGCGTATCCGTTGCTGGTGGCTGCCGTTGCCTTTCTGAACGATATGGCCACATTTGAGTCGGCGGGCGTGAGTGAGCACTTGCAAGCTTAG
- the cobC gene encoding alpha-ribazole phosphatase family protein — MTTELILVRHTRVAVAGVCYGRINVPLADSFDAEASQIKAQLADMGEAVYYTSPAQRCQVLAQHLASHAQIDPRLAEMDFGMWEGMTWDAIGEPAISVWANDFVNLQPPQGESYLQLAQRVGAFLEDMAQHDRVVVVTHAGVIRVAHALLNDISLVDSFAFQSECGGVYRYDL, encoded by the coding sequence ATGACTACCGAACTGATACTGGTGCGGCATACCCGTGTTGCCGTGGCGGGCGTGTGCTATGGGCGCATCAACGTACCGCTGGCCGACAGTTTTGATGCCGAGGCTAGCCAGATCAAAGCGCAACTGGCGGATATGGGCGAAGCGGTGTATTACACCAGCCCGGCGCAGCGCTGTCAGGTATTGGCGCAACACCTCGCGTCGCACGCGCAGATTGATCCTCGTCTGGCCGAAATGGACTTCGGTATGTGGGAAGGCATGACCTGGGATGCTATCGGCGAACCAGCCATCAGCGTCTGGGCAAATGACTTTGTGAATCTGCAGCCGCCACAGGGCGAATCGTATCTACAGCTGGCACAGCGGGTAGGTGCTTTTCTGGAGGATATGGCACAGCATGATCGTGTTGTGGTCGTAACCCATGCGGGGGTGATACGCGTTGCGCATGCGTTGCTAAATGATATTTCGCTGGTGGACAGTTTTGCATTTCAGTCAGAGTGTGGCGGGGTGTATCGGTACGACCTTTGA
- the cobU gene encoding bifunctional adenosylcobinamide kinase/adenosylcobinamide-phosphate guanylyltransferase — protein MTHLILGGARSGKSRHAEQLAIASQRTVSVIVTAQAQDDEMAQRIAHHQANRPSHWQVIEAPLNLAAALQIHARDGHCIIVDCLTLWLSNLLCQTPEQLQHERDALLTLLPTLPGTVLLVSNEVGMGIIPLGELTRRFVDEAGWLNQAVAGVCERVTLVAAGLPLVLKQEITSTDHANNPETAGFRELPRPDFQR, from the coding sequence ATGACCCATCTCATCCTCGGCGGCGCCCGCTCCGGCAAAAGCCGCCATGCCGAACAACTCGCGATAGCCAGCCAGCGGACTGTCAGCGTCATCGTCACCGCCCAGGCGCAAGACGACGAAATGGCCCAGCGCATCGCCCACCACCAAGCCAACCGCCCCTCACACTGGCAAGTCATCGAAGCGCCGCTGAATCTGGCCGCGGCACTGCAAATTCACGCCCGCGACGGCCACTGCATCATCGTCGATTGCCTCACCCTCTGGCTCAGCAACCTGCTATGCCAGACACCCGAACAACTGCAACACGAACGCGACGCACTGCTGACCCTGCTCCCCACCCTGCCCGGCACCGTATTGCTGGTCAGCAACGAAGTCGGCATGGGCATCATCCCTCTAGGCGAACTCACCCGCCGCTTTGTCGATGAAGCAGGCTGGCTCAATCAGGCGGTAGCAGGAGTATGTGAGCGGGTGACGCTGGTGGCGGCAGGGTTGCCGCTGGTGTTGAAGCAAGAAATAACTAGTACAGACCATGCAAATAACCCCGAGACTGCCGGTTTTCGAGAATTGCCTCGACCCGACTTCCAGCGGTAG
- a CDS encoding PAAR domain-containing protein has protein sequence MGRAFIVEGDKTSHGGTVLEGSAFSTTNGRRIARLGDKVYCPHCKRATSIIEGDPTMIVDGAPVALDGYKTSCGAVLIASQQPTYKDMGGGNASSNNSSDAFASLFSPYVAEEDDVGIKYDLFFHAKYAKTGRNASNARYKITLDDGREFEGVTDENGHTEKVFSNSAQIAKIEVPYYDDSTTNTCNNSEPCGC, from the coding sequence ATGGGTAGAGCATTTATTGTCGAAGGCGACAAAACCTCACATGGCGGAACGGTACTAGAGGGTTCAGCATTCTCAACGACGAACGGACGCAGAATCGCAAGATTGGGGGATAAGGTTTATTGTCCGCACTGCAAAAGGGCGACCAGCATTATTGAGGGTGACCCCACTATGATAGTGGATGGCGCACCCGTAGCACTGGATGGCTACAAAACTTCGTGCGGAGCAGTCCTGATTGCCAGCCAACAACCTACCTACAAGGACATGGGCGGCGGTAATGCGAGCAGCAATAACAGCAGCGATGCGTTTGCGTCCTTGTTCAGTCCTTATGTGGCTGAAGAAGATGATGTGGGGATTAAGTACGATCTATTTTTTCATGCTAAATACGCAAAAACAGGAAGGAATGCCTCGAATGCCAGATACAAAATAACGTTAGATGATGGACGTGAGTTTGAAGGTGTTACGGATGAAAACGGGCATACCGAAAAAGTCTTTTCAAACTCAGCCCAAATAGCAAAAATAGAGGTTCCATATTATGACGACAGCACAACTAACACCTGTAACAATTCAGAACCCTGTGGTTGTTGA
- a CDS encoding adenosylcobinamide-GDP ribazoletransferase produces MLFKQLRLILTALAFLTRIPVPAWVGFVDTQLNQSVRYFPLIGLLVGALLAGVYSLATLFWPPALALLLALAFGLMLTGAFHEDGLADFYDGVYGGLTVERRLEIMKDSRVGTYGVLALLAVLGLKFTALLSAPSASVPLILIAGHGLSRAFAVSFIYTHDYARSSGGKVQVVAQGLSLPALGLALLIGLLPLLWLPVSMVWLLPPLLLLRLWLARTLSSKLGGYTGDALGAAQQLSETVFYMGVVALL; encoded by the coding sequence ATGTTATTTAAGCAGCTTCGTCTCATCCTTACTGCGCTGGCCTTTCTGACGCGCATTCCCGTTCCCGCCTGGGTGGGCTTTGTCGACACGCAGCTGAACCAGTCGGTACGCTATTTCCCCTTGATTGGTTTGCTGGTCGGCGCACTGCTGGCGGGCGTGTATAGCCTGGCTACATTATTCTGGCCGCCTGCACTGGCGTTACTCTTGGCATTGGCTTTTGGTTTGATGCTCACTGGCGCGTTTCATGAGGATGGGCTGGCCGATTTTTACGACGGTGTCTACGGCGGTCTGACCGTGGAGCGCCGACTGGAAATCATGAAGGATTCACGTGTTGGCACCTATGGCGTGCTGGCGTTGCTGGCGGTGCTCGGGCTGAAATTCACCGCGTTGCTGAGTGCGCCGTCGGCATCCGTGCCGTTAATACTGATAGCCGGTCACGGCCTCAGCCGCGCCTTTGCCGTGAGCTTCATCTACACCCACGATTACGCCCGCAGCAGCGGCGGCAAAGTGCAGGTGGTGGCACAGGGCTTGAGCCTGCCCGCGCTGGGGCTGGCTTTGTTAATTGGATTGCTGCCGCTGTTGTGGTTGCCCGTCAGCATGGTGTGGCTGTTACCGCCACTGCTACTGTTGCGTCTGTGGCTGGCGCGCACCCTCTCCAGCAAGCTCGGCGGCTACACCGGCGACGCGCTGGGTGCGGCGCAACAGTTGAGCGAAACCGTGTTTTATATGGGGGTGGTGGCCCTGCTATGA